From Brassica oleracea var. oleracea cultivar TO1000 chromosome C3, BOL, whole genome shotgun sequence, a single genomic window includes:
- the LOC106333804 gene encoding F-box protein At2g14710-like — protein sequence MAAHEDQLPWELIEEILSRVSPKYLVPFRVVCKRWKAILDDKTFINNHKETFRFILATKSKIYSVSMDPKILVRELSLDIPGLEAQKPKKLVSCDEFLICSMDKGAAVCNPWLKQTTWISEPSFRFYGIGHRDSNNRSEESVYKTIWNSTTGWKIHDLASGTWIDMGSESSDSNQGKKGPKMHSTSGVFLNGTLFWIVTSDETAFLYCILLDFPTEGFYLYCELPFGMSHALDALVLRLFNGDRFSVLKQCYVTKKIEIWVTKNKVNVEDGRDVVWMNFMTFSIPNFPGLVPFAYPQQPSYFIHKNERLVVCFCDESGKAWIYVMAENKLIDKVKIESVVDPWPLHCTYFPNLVSVPQGLRDEVKSEV from the coding sequence ATGGCGGCGCATGAGGACCAGCTGCCATGGGAGTTAATTGAAGAGATACTCTCCCGTGTCTCTCCAAAATATCTTGTCCCCTTTAGAGTTGTTTGCAAACGATGGAAGGCTATCTTGGACGACAAGACGTTCATCAACAACCACAAGGAGACGTTTCGATTCATCCTAGCAACGAAATCAAAGATTTATTCGGTAAGCATGGATCCCAAGATACTGGTGCGTGAGTTATCGTTGGATATTCCTGGTTTAGAAGCTCAGAAACCTAAAAAGTTGGTTAGTTGCGACGAGTTCTTGATATGTAGCATGGATAAAGGAGCAGCAGTTTGTAACCCGTGGTTGAAACAAACTACATGGATTAGTGAACCTAGCTTTCGCTTCTATGGCATAGGTCATCGTGATAGTAATAATAGAAGTGAGGAAAGTGTTTACAAAACTATTTGGAATTCAACTACCGGGTGGAAAATCCATGACCTTGCCTCAGGTACGTGGATAGACATGGGGTCAGAATCCAGTGATAGTAATCAGGGTAAGAAAGGACCTAAAATGCATTCTACAAGTGGTGTATTTTTGAATGGAACTTTGTTTTGGATTGTTACTTCTGACGAGACAGCTTTCTTGTATTGTATACTCCTCGATTTTCCGACTGAAGGATTCTACCTATATTGTGAGCTACCATTTGGTATGAGCCATGCTCTTGATGCTCTAGTCCTTAGGTTATTTAATGGAGATCGATTTTCGGTGTTAAAGCAGTGCTATGTAACAAAAAAGATTGAGATTTGGGTGACCAAGAACAAGGTTAACGTTGAGGATGGTAGAGATGTGGTTTGGATGAATTTCATGACTTTTTCAATTCCTAACTTTCCCGGTTTAGTGCCGTTCGCCTACCCTCAGCAGCCAAGTTACTTCATCCACAAGAATGAAAGGCTTGTCGTGTGTTTTTGCGATGAATCAGGCAAGGCTTGGATTTATGTTATGGCAGAAAATAAGTTGATCGACAAAGTCAAAATAGAGTCCGTGGTTGATCCTTGGCCTTTGCATTGCACTTATTTTCCCAACTTGGTCTCGGTTCCTCAAGGTCTAAGAGATGAAGTAAAATCAGAAGTTTAA
- the LOC106329870 gene encoding LOW QUALITY PROTEIN: calcium-dependent protein kinase 25 (The sequence of the model RefSeq protein was modified relative to this genomic sequence to represent the inferred CDS: inserted 4 bases in 4 codons; deleted 4 bases in 4 codons; substituted 5 bases at 5 genomic stop codons), with protein sequence MGPDNENQSCENLHDTSAIIDGRVGSAHDRYVLGATWFAVTETTIPIAREYKCYKLRSPCSSGTRKKNKSEEEEEEEKKKRASSHDCRQNNLGRKLGHMQFGLTFMCTERGTWIEYACKSIPKRKLETEEDXGDVRRXTEIMKHXPNVISIKGAYEDSVADHMVMDLCRGGELFARIVEREYYSERKAAYLAKAILGVVQTXCHSLGVIHRDLKPENFLFVNDLCSSSLVCFLHKHICFSLLCFVFFNADCCLKGENFTDVVGSPQYIAPEVLNKDYSTEADICSASVMVYMLLSGSAPFWGVXMEKEIFNEYLKDKLDLSSDPWPQVSDSVKELIRKMLERNPNQRLTARQALCHPWIRDEGSPSPQDTLLDTTVLSCLKKFSQTDKLKNMALRVIVERLLDEEIHGLRXTFKIIDGKKSGRVTYKXLKSILERFNTNLDNSMQTPTDHLEGTLDYDEFVXEIVRLEHLXDDEASDRLDSSAKV encoded by the exons ATGGGGCCTGATAACGAAAACCAATCATGTGAAAACCTTCATGACACGTCAGCAATAATAGACGGAAGAGTGGGGTCCGCACACGACAGGTATGTCTTGGGGGCTACTTGGTTCGCTGTAACGGAGACCACTATCCCTATTGCTCGCGAATACAAGTGTTACAAACTCAGATCACCATGCTCATCTGGAACAAGAAAAAAAAACAAGAGTGAAGAAGAAGAAGAAGAAGAGAAGAAAAAGCGAGCGAGCAGCCATGATTGCAGGCAGAATAACTTGGGGAGGAAGTTAGGTCACATGCAGTTT GGATTGACGTTTATGTGTACAGAGAGAGGAACATGGATCGAGTATGCGTGTAAGTCAATCCCGAAGAGGAAGCTAGAGACTGAAGAAG TGGGAGATGTGAGAAGATAGACTGAGATAATGAAAC CACCAAACGTGATCTCCATCAAAGGAGCTTATGAGGACTCGGTAGCTGATCACATGGTGATGGATCTGTGCAGAGGAGGTGAGCTTTTCGCTAGGATAGTGGAGAGAGAATATTACTCTGAGAGAAAAGCTGCTTATTTGGCTAAGGCCATACTTGGTGTGGTCCAGACTTAA TGCCACTCTCTAGGTGTGATTCATAGAGATCTTAAACCTGAAAACTTTTTATTCGTAAATGATCTATGTTCGTCAAGCCTAGTATGTTTCTTACACAAACATATTTGTTTTTCTCTGCTCTGCTTTGTTTTCTTTAATGCAGATTGTTGTCTCAAAGGTGAGAACTTTACTGATGTGGTTGGAAGTCCACAGTACATTGCACCTGAAGTTCTGAACAAGGATTACAGTACTGAAGCAGATATTTGTAGCGCAAGTGTGATGGTTTACATGCTACTGTCTGGTTCAGCTCCTTTTTGGGGAG TATAGATGGAAAAAGAAATCTTCAATGAGTATCTGAAGGATAAGCTTGATTTGTCATCAGATCCCTGGCCACAAGTTTCTGACAGCGTAAAGGAATTAATCAGAAAGATGCTTGAAAGAAAC CCCAACCAAAGACTGACTGCTCGACAAGCTTTGT GCCATCCATGGATTAGGGATGAAGGAAGTCCG AGTCCACAAGATACACTGCTAGATACAACTGTGTTGAGTTGCTTGAAGAAGTTTTCACAAACAGACAAGCTCAAGAATATGGCTTTAAGG GTGATTGTAGAAAGACTTTTAGACGAAGAGATTCACGGGCTTA GAACCTTCAAGATTATAGACGGTAAGAAGAGCGGACGAGTAACTTACAAATAACTCAAAAGCATTCTTGAAAGATTCAACACAAATCTTGACAACTCTATGCAAACACCA ACTGATCACTTGGAAGGCACATTAGACTATGATGAATTCGTATAGGAGATTGTAAGACTAGAACATC TAGATGATGAAGCAAGTGATCGTTTAGATTCATCAGCAAAAGTGTAA